One genomic window of Treponema sp. J25 includes the following:
- the prfB gene encoding peptide chain release factor 2 (programmed frameshift) gives MLLIELGSPIQALKARIMDTWRRLEASGIAQKIQVLETRTQESDFWNDQEGAEKVLAELKGLRNRYEPWKKLVQEVEDLEVLHQLAEAEGDESHAAEIEQTLRDLESRFEKLNIVELMSGEVDEKGCFLTVHAGAGGTEACDWARMLYRMYLRWAERRGFQVEELDLLEAEGGIKSVTVQIEGPYAYGYLKGESGVHRLVRISPFDANARRHTSFASVYVFPLLDDSVEVEIRPEDLRIDTYRSGGAGGQHVNKTDSAVRITHIPTGIVVACQNERSQIKNKAIAMNMLKARLYEYYRAEKEKEHEKFAQEKKDISWGNQIRSYVFQPYTLVKDNRTKIEVGNIQAVMDGDIDIFIEGYLRFVWQSNQHAQ, from the exons ATGTTGCTCATCGAGTTAGGGTCTCCTATTCAAGCTTTAAAGGCCCGTATCATGGATACCTGGAGGCGTCTT GAAGCATCGGGAATAGCACAAAAGATACAGGTCCTAGAGACAAGGACCCAAGAATCGGACTTTTGGAATGACCAGGAAGGGGCCGAAAAGGTCCTGGCAGAACTGAAGGGCCTTAGGAATCGGTACGAACCGTGGAAAAAGTTAGTGCAAGAGGTGGAGGACCTGGAGGTGCTTCACCAGCTTGCGGAGGCAGAGGGGGATGAATCCCATGCGGCGGAAATAGAGCAGACCCTTCGGGACCTAGAAAGTCGCTTTGAAAAGCTCAACATCGTGGAACTCATGTCCGGTGAGGTGGACGAAAAGGGGTGCTTCCTTACGGTTCATGCGGGGGCGGGAGGAACCGAAGCCTGTGACTGGGCCCGGATGCTCTACCGCATGTACCTGCGATGGGCCGAACGGCGGGGCTTCCAGGTGGAAGAACTGGATCTCCTAGAAGCCGAAGGGGGCATTAAATCGGTGACCGTCCAGATCGAAGGCCCCTATGCCTATGGATACCTGAAGGGGGAGTCAGGTGTCCATCGGCTTGTGCGGATATCTCCCTTTGATGCGAACGCCCGCCGTCATACCTCCTTTGCTTCGGTGTATGTGTTTCCTCTCCTGGATGATTCGGTGGAAGTGGAGATTCGCCCTGAGGACCTACGGATCGATACCTATCGTTCCGGGGGTGCCGGGGGCCAGCATGTGAACAAAACGGACAGTGCGGTCCGCATTACCCATATCCCCACGGGAATTGTGGTGGCCTGCCAGAATGAACGGAGCCAGATAAAGAACAAGGCCATCGCCATGAACATGCTCAAGGCCAGGCTCTATGAATACTACCGGGCCGAAAAAGAAAAGGAACACGAAAAATTTGCCCAGGAGAAAAAGGACATCTCATGGGGTAACCAAATCCGAAGCTATGTGTTTCAGCCATATACGCTGGTAAAGGATAACCGTACCAAGATAGAGGTGGGAAATATTCAGGCCGTCATGGACGGAGATATCGATATATTTATCGAGGGGTATCTGCGGTTTGTGTGGCAATCTAATCAGCATGCCCAGTAA
- a CDS encoding CRISPR-associated protein Cas2 — MFVSVVLDPGSEERARELANIIAQYGFEKVQRGVWESALIHPDTLVRLKYDLDRATDAFDRIRIYQYPVEGTLVISYLKDKKWQKLVSRPPAQK, encoded by the coding sequence ATGTTTGTTTCGGTAGTGCTGGATCCTGGTTCAGAAGAGCGGGCCCGCGAACTGGCCAACATCATTGCCCAGTATGGCTTTGAGAAGGTTCAACGGGGAGTATGGGAATCGGCTCTGATACATCCGGATACCCTTGTTCGCCTTAAGTACGATCTTGACCGGGCTACCGATGCCTTTGATAGAATCAGGATATACCAGTATCCGGTGGAAGGGACCCTGGTGATTTCATACCTGAAAGATAAAAAATGGCAAAAGTTGGTCTCCCGTCCGCCGGCACAAAAATAA
- a CDS encoding A/G-specific adenine glycosylase: MEQEQKELLEAFTSAVWSHFKEAGRDFPWRRTVHPWGVLVSEVMLQQTQTERVVPYYERWMQRWPRPELLAAAPFPEVLKEWSGLGYNRRARYLQEAARRITEHYGGLVPASVHELERLPGIGPYTARAVACFAYNTPEVFIETNIRAAVLHFFFQDREGVPDQELVPILEAALDRERPREWYWALMDYGAALKKILPNPSRKSAHYNRQSPFKGSRRQIRGAILRILSREGALTLEELEQHAGYERTRLASVLQDLQKESFVAESEGQYRIASGAPER, encoded by the coding sequence ATGGAACAGGAACAGAAAGAGCTTTTAGAAGCCTTTACAAGCGCCGTGTGGTCCCATTTTAAGGAAGCGGGACGGGATTTCCCCTGGCGGAGGACTGTCCATCCCTGGGGTGTCCTTGTTTCGGAGGTGATGCTCCAACAGACCCAGACCGAACGGGTGGTGCCCTATTACGAACGGTGGATGCAACGCTGGCCCCGGCCAGAGCTGCTCGCAGCGGCCCCCTTCCCGGAGGTGCTTAAGGAGTGGTCAGGCCTGGGCTACAATCGACGGGCCCGGTACCTTCAGGAAGCGGCCCGCCGTATTACTGAACACTATGGAGGACTGGTCCCCGCTTCTGTGCACGAACTGGAACGGCTGCCCGGCATCGGACCGTATACCGCCCGGGCGGTGGCTTGTTTTGCCTACAATACCCCCGAAGTTTTTATCGAAACCAACATCCGGGCGGCGGTGCTCCACTTCTTTTTTCAAGATCGGGAGGGTGTGCCGGATCAGGAACTGGTGCCCATCCTGGAGGCGGCCCTGGACCGAGAACGGCCCCGGGAGTGGTACTGGGCCCTTATGGATTACGGGGCGGCCCTTAAGAAAATTCTCCCCAATCCTTCTCGAAAGAGCGCCCACTATAATCGCCAAAGCCCCTTTAAGGGGTCCCGTCGTCAAATTCGAGGGGCCATTCTCCGTATTCTTTCCCGGGAAGGGGCCCTTACCCTGGAAGAACTGGAACAGCATGCTGGCTACGAAAGGACCCGGCTTGCTTCGGTCCTCCAGGACCTGCAAAAGGAATCCTTTGTTGCCGAATCGGAAGGGCAGTATCGCATTGCCAGTGGAGCACCCGAGAGGTAA
- the cmk gene encoding (d)CMP kinase, with product MKAVQDLRIAISGKSGCGNTTVSRLLASRLGLRCINFTFRNLAQEQGLSLEEVLRRASTDDWWDREVDRRQVELARQDGGCVLGSRLAIWMLPEADLKVYLRAQPEVRAQRIQQREGGDLETITRFTLERDRQDRERYLRLYGIDNDVYDFADLIIDVDQPGPEEIVEQIVKALSQRGYGPLPGQSP from the coding sequence ATGAAGGCAGTTCAGGACCTACGGATCGCTATTTCCGGGAAGAGTGGCTGTGGCAATACCACGGTGAGCAGGCTTCTGGCAAGCCGTCTCGGGCTCCGGTGCATCAATTTTACCTTTCGGAACCTGGCCCAGGAACAGGGGCTCTCCCTCGAAGAGGTGTTGCGCCGGGCTAGTACCGATGATTGGTGGGACCGGGAAGTGGATCGCCGACAGGTGGAGCTTGCCCGGCAAGATGGGGGCTGTGTGCTTGGTTCCCGGCTGGCTATCTGGATGCTCCCCGAGGCGGATCTCAAGGTGTACCTCCGGGCTCAGCCGGAGGTACGGGCCCAACGGATTCAACAACGGGAGGGGGGCGACCTCGAGACCATAACCCGGTTTACCCTGGAACGGGACCGGCAGGATCGGGAACGGTACCTCCGGTTATATGGGATTGATAATGATGTGTATGATTTTGCGGATCTTATCATTGATGTGGATCAGCCCGGCCCGGAAGAGATTGTGGAACAGATAGTGAAAGCCCTTTCTCAACGGGGATATGGTCCCCTTCCGGGCCAATCCCCCTGA
- a CDS encoding YicC/YloC family endoribonuclease gives MTGYGYGEQTADFGSLSVELRGYNSRFLELNINLPSSLMVFEQPIREYLADHCERGKVEVTVRLRELVSESEVVVDTPMALSYYKALQELSAALGLGETPRLATIVSMEGVLQVEKKRDPERYRPFLNQALEEAMRQFEAQRAREGEATAEDILRHVGTIETSLATVQTHAPQLEEHIKKNLRQRFQEVMGDLVDENRILTETAVLLMKYTISEEISRLMTHLKEFRRELKENPAPGKKLDFLCQEMNREVNTIGSKSPLIEVSQAVVAMKDALENIREQLRNVE, from the coding sequence ATGACAGGATACGGCTATGGAGAACAAACCGCCGATTTTGGAAGCCTTTCGGTAGAACTTCGGGGCTACAATAGCCGTTTTCTCGAGCTGAATATCAACCTTCCTTCTTCTCTTATGGTTTTTGAGCAACCCATTCGGGAATACCTGGCGGACCATTGCGAGCGGGGCAAAGTGGAGGTGACGGTACGACTGCGGGAACTTGTCTCTGAGAGCGAAGTGGTGGTGGATACCCCTATGGCCCTCTCCTACTATAAGGCATTACAGGAATTGAGCGCGGCCCTCGGTCTTGGAGAAACTCCACGACTGGCTACCATTGTCAGCATGGAAGGGGTGCTCCAGGTAGAAAAAAAGCGGGATCCCGAGCGGTATCGTCCTTTTCTGAATCAGGCCCTGGAAGAGGCGATGCGTCAGTTTGAAGCCCAGCGGGCCCGGGAAGGGGAGGCTACCGCCGAGGATATCCTTCGGCATGTAGGAACCATCGAAACATCCCTTGCCACGGTACAAACACATGCGCCCCAGCTGGAAGAACATATCAAGAAAAACCTGCGTCAGCGGTTTCAGGAAGTGATGGGGGATCTGGTGGATGAAAACCGCATCCTGACAGAAACGGCGGTACTTCTCATGAAGTATACCATTTCGGAGGAAATAAGCCGCCTTATGACTCATCTTAAGGAATTCCGCCGGGAACTCAAAGAAAATCCTGCGCCAGGGAAAAAGCTTGATTTTCTTTGCCAGGAAATGAATCGGGAAGTAAACACCATCGGAAGTAAGAGTCCCCTCATTGAAGTAAGCCAGGCGGTGGTGGCCATGAAGGATGCCCTGGAAAATATCCGGGAACAGTTAAGGAATGTGGAATGA
- the murC gene encoding UDP-N-acetylmuramate--L-alanine ligase, which translates to MSMVELPERLVGVPIHMVGIKGTGMCALAELLSAQGARIRGSDTADQFYTDAILKELRIPVQEGFSAQNLLPDTKLVIHSAAYDPGSHVELLRAREMGIPIIKYTDALGAYSRRFDSSAVAGVHGKTTTTALVGTILKELNLPAQVLAGSGVSNFNNRSTLILGNTFFVAETCEYRRHFLAFSPRRILLTSVESDHQDYYPTYESIRDAFVEYAQRLPQGGLLIYCYDDAGARDVADRIGALRPDIQRIPYGKTAEGPFGVTAVRQGEECTLFSLRGMEGEFSLSVPGFHTVLNATGAIALVSSLLATFDGKADGFTEILPELWTASRLEALRRGLASFRGSRRRSERIGEAQGILIMDDYAHHPTAIKTTLAGLRAFYPRRRLIVSFMSHTYSRTASLLDEFAASFYDADMVLLHAIYPSARETYTGGVTGKTLFERAASLYPAVYYFDDPLEALPFLQRTLRPGDLFITMGAGDNWKLGRALYEALRNQEKTGEN; encoded by the coding sequence ATGAGTATGGTGGAGCTTCCGGAAAGGTTGGTGGGTGTCCCCATCCATATGGTGGGTATAAAAGGAACGGGTATGTGTGCCCTGGCAGAATTGCTTTCTGCGCAGGGAGCCCGGATCCGGGGGTCTGACACGGCCGACCAATTTTATACGGATGCCATTCTTAAGGAATTACGCATCCCGGTGCAGGAGGGCTTTTCGGCCCAGAACCTTTTACCCGACACAAAACTGGTGATCCATTCGGCGGCCTATGACCCGGGAAGTCATGTGGAACTCCTCCGAGCCCGAGAGATGGGGATTCCTATCATAAAATACACCGATGCTCTGGGAGCCTATTCTCGTCGTTTCGATTCGTCGGCGGTGGCGGGGGTGCACGGGAAAACCACCACCACTGCCCTGGTAGGGACGATCCTTAAGGAGCTTAACCTTCCCGCCCAGGTTCTTGCGGGAAGTGGGGTTAGCAATTTTAATAACCGTTCTACCCTTATTCTGGGAAATACCTTCTTTGTGGCAGAAACCTGCGAATATCGACGACATTTTCTGGCCTTTTCTCCGCGCCGGATCCTTTTAACCAGCGTAGAAAGCGATCATCAAGACTATTATCCTACCTATGAATCTATCCGGGATGCCTTTGTGGAATATGCTCAACGGCTGCCCCAGGGAGGGCTGCTCATCTATTGTTATGATGATGCCGGGGCCCGGGACGTGGCCGATCGGATTGGGGCGCTCAGGCCGGATATTCAACGTATCCCGTACGGGAAAACTGCGGAAGGCCCCTTTGGGGTTACCGCCGTCCGCCAGGGAGAGGAGTGTACCCTTTTTAGTCTGCGAGGAATGGAGGGGGAGTTTTCGCTCTCCGTTCCTGGTTTCCATACGGTGCTCAACGCGACGGGGGCCATCGCTCTGGTAAGCTCCCTCCTCGCTACCTTTGATGGGAAGGCCGATGGTTTTACAGAGATTCTGCCCGAGCTCTGGACCGCTTCCCGTCTGGAGGCCCTTCGGCGAGGCTTGGCCTCGTTTCGGGGAAGTCGGCGGCGGAGCGAACGGATCGGCGAGGCCCAGGGAATCCTTATCATGGATGATTACGCCCATCATCCTACGGCAATTAAAACGACCCTGGCGGGACTTCGGGCCTTTTATCCCCGGCGTCGCCTGATTGTAAGCTTTATGAGTCACACCTACAGTAGGACCGCTTCCCTCCTGGATGAGTTTGCCGCATCCTTCTATGATGCGGATATGGTGCTGCTCCATGCCATTTATCCCTCTGCCCGGGAAACCTATACGGGCGGGGTAACAGGAAAGACCCTTTTTGAGCGGGCCGCTTCCCTGTACCCAGCGGTGTACTATTTTGACGATCCCCTCGAGGCCCTTCCTTTTTTGCAAAGGACCTTACGACCGGGGGATCTTTTTATTACCATGGGAGCAGGGGATAATTGGAAACTGGGAAGGGCCCTGTACGAAGCGTTACGAAACCAGGAAAAAACCGGGGAAAACTAA
- a CDS encoding folylpolyglutamate synthase/dihydrofolate synthase family protein, translating to MAYGSPFTSSEQVFLWIESFTNYEKIPSSRPFRLDRMEAMAELAGHPEKCAPVIHVAGSKGKGSVSTIIASLLQRSGLSTGRYLSPHVSDYRERIGLADRFFEEDIYCAAGEELRQIVEKAPVAYPQFFDPTRGNGEAPTFFELCTLLFFLCCRRAQVDIMVVEVGMGGRLDATNIVNPLVSVITPIELEHTAYLGNTIAAIAGEKAGIIKKGKPVVLAPQQAEALSVFQSIAQERQAPLYYLPDMVEVKEIHISPRGTQWTWKVKEGETSHLWPENLRAHPQNLSIPLIGEIQAWNTLQALAALYRIFPDTEWTALLSELSSLSLPARFERIHEDPEVILDGAHTPRSIKLCLTTFCTLYGEGNILLFGCAADKDVESMANILAPHFREIILTRPGNFKKSDLPRMEEAFRKSGGSFKTLEETDAAINLAIHKAHEKGKALLVCGSFYLAAEARRYFLGAPLGDPDKGKR from the coding sequence ATGGCATACGGATCCCCCTTTACGAGTAGCGAACAGGTTTTTTTGTGGATAGAATCCTTTACCAACTATGAAAAGATTCCCTCGAGCCGCCCCTTTCGGCTGGACCGGATGGAAGCCATGGCGGAACTCGCAGGACATCCTGAAAAATGCGCTCCGGTAATCCATGTGGCGGGATCCAAAGGAAAGGGGTCCGTAAGTACCATCATAGCCTCGTTGCTCCAGAGATCCGGTCTTAGCACCGGTCGTTATCTTTCACCCCATGTAAGCGATTACCGGGAACGGATAGGCCTGGCAGATCGTTTTTTTGAGGAAGATATCTATTGCGCAGCGGGGGAAGAACTGCGGCAGATCGTGGAAAAAGCTCCGGTAGCATACCCCCAGTTCTTTGATCCCACCAGGGGGAATGGCGAGGCCCCCACTTTTTTTGAACTCTGTACCCTGCTCTTTTTCCTCTGTTGCCGCAGGGCCCAGGTAGACATTATGGTGGTGGAAGTAGGCATGGGAGGTCGGCTCGATGCCACCAATATTGTAAACCCCCTGGTATCGGTGATTACACCCATCGAACTCGAGCATACGGCATATTTAGGAAACACCATCGCAGCCATCGCAGGAGAAAAGGCGGGGATCATAAAAAAGGGGAAACCGGTAGTTCTTGCTCCTCAGCAAGCAGAAGCCCTGTCGGTGTTTCAATCTATCGCTCAAGAACGACAGGCCCCCCTCTATTATCTTCCTGACATGGTGGAGGTAAAAGAAATCCACATTTCTCCCCGGGGAACCCAATGGACCTGGAAAGTAAAGGAAGGGGAAACATCCCATCTTTGGCCAGAAAACCTGAGGGCCCACCCTCAGAACCTTTCGATTCCCCTTATTGGGGAGATTCAGGCCTGGAACACCCTCCAGGCCCTCGCAGCCCTGTATAGGATTTTTCCTGATACGGAGTGGACGGCCCTTCTTTCAGAGCTTTCCTCCCTTTCCCTTCCTGCTCGTTTTGAACGGATACACGAAGACCCCGAGGTTATCCTTGATGGGGCCCATACTCCCCGGAGCATCAAGCTCTGTCTTACCACATTTTGCACCCTCTATGGGGAAGGGAACATCCTTTTATTTGGATGTGCCGCCGACAAAGACGTAGAAAGCATGGCCAATATTCTGGCACCCCATTTCCGCGAGATTATCCTCACCAGGCCTGGAAATTTTAAAAAGAGTGACCTCCCCCGGATGGAGGAGGCCTTTCGGAAAAGCGGGGGGTCCTTTAAAACCCTGGAGGAGACCGATGCGGCAATTAACCTGGCAATCCACAAAGCACACGAGAAGGGGAAGGCACTTCTCGTGTGTGGCTCCTTTTATCTGGCTGCCGAGGCCCGAAGGTATTTTTTGGGAGCTCCATTGGGAGACCCAGATAAAGGAAAAAGGTAG
- a CDS encoding histidine kinase dimerization/phosphoacceptor domain -containing protein, whose amino-acid sequence MDENGSGIDIKYDEDILRLINQLKTEIIERKWAEKKSRDALDYAESIIDSVKHPLVVLDENRKVISANLAFYDLFNLTPGMVLGQPFLRISDGFFNFEEMNRLLSVKPTTEPVVIEIHRNFHLIGRKYLKAAIQGLQYNVKHLNFSFLTIEDITEQKNTEMQLRKALEEKSILVREVHHRVKNNLQILLSLLSLQISSLHDESPEEVLEEARTRIMAIAAVHECISEDGEVDRLPLQEAIRRLIEGLDALFDDGVQVSIKVPVIFLSINQATILSLVLNEIVSDIHKAGFEVDAPSKRIIIEGQTTGNEVIITISDNGHVKEAPRRLINRAKPESSLGYILVKNLVEQQLKGSWKTRINKGITHEIRFNTEVDSAFTAQPLQEI is encoded by the coding sequence ATGGATGAAAATGGAAGTGGTATCGATATAAAATACGATGAGGATATTCTGCGGCTCATTAATCAACTTAAAACAGAAATTATCGAAAGGAAGTGGGCAGAAAAAAAATCCCGGGACGCCCTGGATTATGCAGAAAGTATCATCGATTCGGTAAAACATCCTCTGGTGGTGCTTGACGAGAACCGAAAAGTTATCTCCGCCAATCTGGCCTTTTACGATCTCTTTAACCTTACCCCCGGCATGGTGCTGGGACAACCGTTCCTACGGATTTCCGATGGTTTTTTTAACTTCGAAGAAATGAATCGCCTCCTCAGCGTAAAACCAACCACCGAACCGGTCGTGATAGAAATCCACCGCAATTTTCACCTTATTGGGAGGAAATACCTGAAAGCGGCTATTCAGGGACTCCAGTACAACGTCAAACACCTGAACTTCTCCTTTCTCACCATAGAAGATATTACGGAGCAAAAAAACACGGAGATGCAACTGCGGAAGGCCCTGGAAGAAAAAAGCATCCTCGTTCGGGAGGTACATCACCGGGTAAAAAACAATCTGCAGATTCTTTTAAGCCTTTTATCGCTTCAGATTAGCTCCCTCCATGACGAAAGTCCCGAAGAGGTGTTGGAAGAAGCCCGAACCAGAATCATGGCTATTGCGGCCGTTCATGAGTGTATTTCTGAAGACGGAGAAGTTGACCGTCTTCCCCTTCAGGAAGCCATACGACGTTTAATAGAAGGATTAGATGCCCTTTTTGATGATGGCGTACAGGTTTCTATCAAAGTCCCTGTAATTTTTCTTTCCATTAATCAGGCCACAATTCTTAGTTTAGTTCTAAACGAAATTGTATCAGATATTCATAAGGCAGGTTTCGAAGTTGATGCTCCGAGCAAACGGATCATCATTGAAGGACAAACGACGGGGAACGAAGTTATTATCACCATTTCTGATAATGGGCATGTAAAAGAAGCTCCCCGCCGCCTTATTAATCGGGCAAAACCAGAAAGCTCCTTAGGCTATATTCTGGTAAAGAACCTCGTAGAACAACAATTAAAAGGTAGTTGGAAAACCAGGATTAACAAAGGAATTACCCACGAAATCCGCTTTAATACGGAGGTCGATTCGGCTTTCACGGCCCAGCCCTTACAGGAAATATAA
- a CDS encoding pseudouridine synthase translates to MIRDKTMNPWIQEGEPRIVYEEEAFLVVYKPSRLHTVPLDREEQNTLLAWCARRYPEVLEIKGKKPIEGGVLHRLDYETQGLVLVARTQAFYDALQQQQEEGLFIKDYEALCASLRENNPPVAGYPPAPPESKRKVEEWTFPFVIQSAFRAYGPGRKEVRPLLTQKAQPFSSLRRSAALDGGVPYETEILSVTSQGADRFLFSVRIRRGFRHQIRVHLRWLGYPILGDVLYGGASWEESILALRSWRISFIHPQRGEPCCINWPSQENL, encoded by the coding sequence ATGATAAGGGATAAAACGATGAACCCCTGGATACAGGAAGGTGAGCCCCGGATAGTGTATGAAGAAGAAGCGTTCCTCGTAGTGTATAAACCATCCCGCCTGCATACGGTTCCCCTGGATAGGGAAGAGCAGAACACCCTCCTTGCCTGGTGTGCCCGGAGATATCCCGAGGTTCTGGAGATTAAAGGGAAAAAGCCCATTGAAGGGGGCGTATTACACCGACTGGATTATGAAACCCAGGGGCTTGTCCTGGTTGCAAGGACCCAGGCCTTTTACGATGCCCTGCAACAACAACAGGAAGAAGGTTTGTTCATAAAGGACTATGAGGCCCTCTGTGCTTCTCTGAGAGAAAACAACCCTCCTGTGGCCGGGTATCCCCCGGCTCCTCCTGAAAGTAAAAGAAAGGTAGAAGAGTGGACGTTCCCCTTTGTAATACAGAGTGCTTTTCGGGCCTATGGCCCTGGCCGCAAGGAAGTGCGCCCCCTGCTTACTCAGAAGGCGCAGCCCTTTTCTTCTCTTCGTCGTTCCGCTGCCCTTGATGGGGGAGTTCCCTACGAGACGGAGATCCTTTCGGTTACAAGTCAAGGTGCTGATCGCTTTTTGTTTTCGGTCCGTATCCGTCGGGGTTTTCGCCATCAAATTCGGGTTCACCTGCGATGGCTAGGCTATCCTATTCTGGGGGATGTTCTGTATGGTGGCGCTTCGTGGGAAGAATCCATCCTCGCCTTGCGTTCGTGGCGGATTTCATTCATCCATCCCCAACGAGGTGAACCCTGTTGCATAAACTGGCCTTCACAGGAGAATCTATGA
- a CDS encoding RluA family pseudouridine synthase has product MEHLSTVVDERAGKGMRLDRYVAECVGILSRSQLKARGCTARCNGRDVKLSRMVYPGDRLELWWESAPPADLVPQDIPLDILYEDASVVVINKAAGMVVHPGAAHREGTLANAILFRRLQRMAQQNTCMVSPIPANSSTKSPQKEIEDFALEERMGPTAFLEKPPLNNDRVSLLPPVQRPGIVHRLDKDTTGVLIATYEDQALAFLAAQFKNRSTRKTYLAILQGSPPAPRGKIETFLTRDPSHRQRFTWSTERGKQAITFYRVLRLFRGYTLVALYPRTGRTHQLRVHMKYLGCPILGDRLYGKKDSHFPEASLMLHAFRLTILLPGEKDPRTFVAPLPETFKGMLHRLRKEQGMTPQEERAWPPS; this is encoded by the coding sequence ATGGAACACCTCTCTACGGTAGTAGATGAACGGGCCGGAAAAGGGATGCGGCTCGATCGGTATGTGGCAGAATGCGTGGGGATCCTTTCCCGTTCTCAACTAAAGGCCCGGGGCTGTACTGCCCGCTGTAATGGAAGGGACGTCAAACTTTCCCGGATGGTGTATCCAGGGGATCGCCTCGAATTATGGTGGGAAAGTGCGCCGCCGGCGGACCTTGTGCCCCAGGATATTCCCCTGGATATCCTGTATGAAGATGCTTCTGTGGTAGTGATAAACAAGGCCGCGGGGATGGTGGTCCATCCCGGTGCGGCCCATAGGGAAGGAACCCTCGCCAATGCGATTCTTTTTCGGCGATTACAAAGAATGGCTCAGCAAAATACCTGTATGGTTTCACCGATTCCTGCCAATTCCTCGACAAAAAGCCCTCAAAAAGAAATTGAAGATTTTGCCCTTGAGGAAAGGATGGGCCCTACCGCTTTTTTAGAAAAGCCCCCGCTGAACAACGACAGGGTATCCCTTCTTCCGCCGGTACAGCGCCCCGGTATCGTTCATCGACTTGATAAGGATACCACCGGCGTGCTTATCGCCACCTATGAAGATCAGGCCCTGGCCTTTTTGGCTGCCCAGTTTAAGAATCGCAGCACCCGGAAGACCTACCTCGCGATCCTCCAGGGCTCTCCCCCCGCGCCCCGGGGAAAAATAGAAACCTTCCTTACCCGGGATCCTTCCCATCGACAGCGTTTTACCTGGAGCACTGAACGGGGTAAGCAGGCTATTACTTTTTATCGGGTGCTTCGCCTGTTCCGGGGCTATACCCTGGTAGCCCTGTATCCCCGTACGGGGAGGACCCACCAGTTACGGGTGCATATGAAGTACCTTGGGTGCCCTATTCTGGGGGATCGGTTGTATGGAAAAAAGGATAGTCACTTCCCTGAGGCTTCCCTGATGCTCCATGCCTTTCGTCTTACTATTCTTTTGCCGGGAGAAAAGGATCCCCGGACCTTTGTGGCCCCCCTGCCGGAGACGTTTAAAGGGATGCTCCATCGATTGCGAAAAGAACAGGGAATGACTCCACAGGAAGAAAGGGCCTGGCCCCCCTCCTAA
- a CDS encoding YggS family pyridoxal phosphate-dependent enzyme: MAIRDNLERIKERIEAACQRSGRKSSEIRLMGVSKFQSLSAIQEAWEAGLRLFGESRLQEARDKLAKRHDLFPGMELHMIGPLQRNKVRQALLLFDCIQSIDRTEVLEEIEKRHSGGPPIPILLELHTGEASKTGFPTVDALTEAVEYVLAGRACVIRGLMTMAPYTSDTSLVRQSFRTLFQAKQRLLQRFPEVDLSILSMGMSSDFEVAIEEGSTLVRIGTALFGERDKKEGQ, from the coding sequence ATGGCTATTCGGGATAACCTGGAACGGATCAAAGAACGGATAGAAGCGGCCTGTCAGCGGAGTGGTAGAAAAAGTAGCGAGATCCGCCTCATGGGGGTGAGTAAATTCCAGAGCCTCTCCGCCATCCAGGAAGCCTGGGAAGCGGGGCTCCGTCTGTTTGGTGAGAGCCGCCTTCAAGAGGCCCGGGATAAGCTAGCAAAGCGGCACGACCTCTTCCCCGGTATGGAACTGCATATGATAGGGCCCTTGCAGCGGAACAAGGTACGGCAGGCCCTGTTGCTTTTTGATTGTATCCAATCCATCGATCGGACTGAGGTGCTAGAGGAAATCGAGAAACGGCACAGCGGAGGACCGCCCATTCCTATCTTGCTAGAACTCCATACGGGGGAAGCTTCCAAAACGGGGTTCCCTACCGTTGATGCCCTCACTGAGGCCGTCGAGTATGTCCTTGCTGGAAGGGCCTGCGTCATCCGGGGGCTCATGACCATGGCGCCCTATACAAGCGACACTTCTCTTGTTCGTCAATCCTTCCGCACCCTTTTTCAGGCAAAGCAGCGGTTATTGCAGCGTTTCCCCGAGGTGGATCTTTCTATTCTTTCGATGGGTATGTCTTCGGATTTTGAGGTTGCCATAGAAGAGGGGTCCACCCTTGTACGCATTGGAACAGCCCTGTTTGGGGAACGGGACAAAAAAGAAGGTCAGTGA